GCGAGCTACACGATGGAGTTCTCGCACTACGCGCAAGTGCCCAAGAGCATCGAAGAAGAGATCGTCGCGAAGACCACGGGCAAATAGATGTACACGAAGCAGTCGTGCCGGTCGCATGCCGGCGATGGAGTGAGCAATGGCTAAGCAGAAGTTCGAGCGTTCGAAGCCGCACGTGAACATCGGCACGATCGGCCACGTGGACCACGGCAAGACGACGCTGACGGCGGCGATCACCAAGGTGCTGGCGGCATCGGGCACGGGCACCAAAGCCCT
Above is a genomic segment from Candidatus Eremiobacteraceae bacterium containing:
- a CDS encoding GTP-binding protein → MAKQKFERSKPHVNIGTIGHVDHGKTTLTAAITKVLAASGTGTKAL